In one Pseudomonas tensinigenes genomic region, the following are encoded:
- a CDS encoding L,D-transpeptidase family protein, producing the protein MFKKYACYLSICLLAAPFVACADEPLPPLETLPTPPAEMPVEPQSPLQAVLISLPQSCPAIAAQLNGPALTQLQAFYQQQDWMPVWASESARLPMLQAQLQLLADDGLNPKRYPVATTAPQDGELCADIDISRNYLQALQDLHYGSLLQSHFEPLWHADATPRDRQAELLAIAVPGMHDIPAAFDLARPRLAQYQDLRQLYAAQRLKALPQWQSVGNGPLLRPDMEDQRVPELAQRLYSEGYLTQIIGTPGNAYDGVLVDAVKSFQANHSLQADGVVGPGTIAELNITPLTRREQLRVNLERFRWMSQDMEPNGLLVNVAAAELTLYQGGVPVWQTRTQVGRAERQTPLLKSRVTRLTLNPTWTVPPTIWKEDKLPEIRKDQTFLSRQNLQVLDANGQPLAAADIDWDNPGNIMLRQDAGPRNPLGQMVIRFPNPFSVYLHDTPSKALFEKGPRAFSSGCVRVEHPMQLRDLLLTPAEKARTETLLATGTTHEFRLSAPVPILMTYWTAQVDSAGHVRYSPDIYSRDSALLVGLDRAH; encoded by the coding sequence TTGTTCAAAAAGTACGCATGCTACTTGAGCATTTGTTTGCTCGCTGCGCCGTTTGTCGCTTGTGCCGATGAGCCGTTGCCGCCGCTGGAGACATTGCCAACGCCACCGGCCGAGATGCCGGTCGAGCCGCAAAGTCCGTTGCAGGCTGTCTTGATCAGCCTGCCGCAGTCGTGCCCGGCGATTGCGGCACAGCTCAACGGCCCGGCGCTGACGCAACTGCAAGCCTTCTACCAGCAGCAGGACTGGATGCCGGTGTGGGCGAGTGAATCTGCGCGATTGCCGATGTTGCAGGCACAATTACAGCTGTTGGCCGATGATGGTCTCAATCCAAAGCGCTATCCGGTCGCGACCACGGCGCCTCAGGATGGCGAGTTGTGTGCCGACATCGATATCAGCCGCAACTACCTCCAGGCCCTGCAGGATCTGCATTACGGAAGCCTGCTGCAATCACACTTCGAACCGCTGTGGCATGCCGACGCCACCCCGCGTGACCGTCAGGCGGAATTGTTGGCGATCGCCGTACCGGGCATGCACGACATTCCCGCTGCGTTCGACCTGGCGCGGCCGCGTCTGGCGCAATATCAGGATCTGCGTCAGCTGTACGCGGCGCAACGGCTCAAAGCCTTGCCGCAATGGCAATCGGTGGGCAACGGGCCGCTACTGCGCCCGGACATGGAAGACCAACGCGTGCCGGAACTGGCTCAGCGTCTGTACAGCGAAGGCTATCTGACTCAGATCATTGGTACACCCGGCAATGCGTATGACGGCGTTCTGGTCGACGCGGTGAAGAGTTTTCAGGCCAACCATTCGCTCCAGGCTGATGGCGTGGTCGGACCGGGGACGATTGCCGAACTCAACATCACTCCGCTGACGCGCCGTGAACAACTGCGGGTCAATCTCGAACGTTTCCGCTGGATGTCCCAGGACATGGAACCCAATGGCCTGCTGGTCAACGTCGCCGCCGCTGAACTGACGTTGTATCAGGGCGGCGTGCCCGTATGGCAGACCCGTACCCAGGTCGGCCGTGCCGAGCGCCAGACCCCGTTGCTGAAGTCCCGTGTCACGCGCCTGACCCTGAATCCGACCTGGACCGTGCCGCCGACCATCTGGAAGGAGGACAAACTGCCGGAGATCCGCAAGGATCAGACCTTCCTCAGTCGACAGAACCTGCAGGTGCTCGACGCCAACGGACAGCCGCTGGCGGCAGCGGACATCGATTGGGACAACCCCGGCAACATCATGCTGCGTCAGGATGCCGGGCCGCGTAATCCGCTGGGGCAAATGGTTATCCGCTTTCCCAACCCATTTTCGGTGTACCTGCACGACACGCCAAGCAAGGCGCTGTTCGAAAAAGGCCCGCGGGCCTTCAGCTCCGGTTGCGTGCGCGTCGAGCACCCGATGCAGCTGCGCGATCTGCTGCTGACCCCGGCGGAAAAGGCCCGCACCGAAACCTTGCTGGCCACCGGCACCACCCACGAATTTCGCTTGTCGGCGCCAGTGCCGATCCTGATGACCTACTGGACCGCGCAGGTCGACAGCGCTGGCCATGTGCGCTATTCGCCGGACATCTACAGTCGCGACAGCGCCTTGCTCGTCGGGCTTGATCGCGCGCATTGA
- a CDS encoding murein L,D-transpeptidase catalytic domain family protein, producing the protein MLTFLRRLLLTATALVVTSPVFAAGKPSPVLFTSLAHAAPELNPQALKGALSAMQCAVNNGAKPSRHLAIIDYSQPSTERRLWIFDLSKKKLVLRDLVAHGSNSGENFATQFSNVEGSYQSSLGLFRTQESYSGTHGYSLRMDGLEPGFNDMARDRAIVIHAASYVNPLWSKKQGRIGRSQGCPAVRPQIAKQVIDRLKNGQFMFSWYPDQRWLKSSPYLNCQPQQVASILNTHAS; encoded by the coding sequence ATGTTGACGTTTTTGCGCCGACTTCTGTTGACTGCCACCGCTCTCGTCGTGACCAGTCCCGTTTTTGCCGCCGGCAAACCATCGCCGGTTCTCTTCACCAGCCTCGCGCACGCCGCGCCAGAACTCAATCCCCAAGCGCTGAAAGGTGCATTGAGCGCCATGCAATGCGCGGTCAACAACGGTGCGAAGCCGTCCCGCCACCTGGCGATCATCGACTATTCGCAACCGTCCACCGAACGCCGACTGTGGATCTTCGACCTCAGCAAAAAGAAATTGGTGCTGCGCGATCTGGTCGCTCATGGGTCCAACTCCGGGGAAAACTTCGCTACGCAGTTTTCCAATGTCGAAGGCAGCTACCAGTCCAGCCTCGGCCTGTTCCGCACGCAGGAAAGCTACAGCGGCACCCACGGTTATTCGCTGCGCATGGACGGTCTGGAGCCAGGCTTCAATGACATGGCCCGCGATCGCGCCATCGTCATTCACGCCGCCAGTTACGTAAACCCGTTGTGGAGCAAGAAACAGGGGCGCATCGGTCGCAGTCAGGGTTGCCCGGCGGTTCGACCACAGATTGCCAAGCAGGTGATCGACCGGTTGAAGAATGGCCAGTTCATGTTTTCGTGGTATCCGGATCAGCGCTGGTTGAAGTCGTCGCCGTACCTGAACTGCCAGCCGCAGCAGGTGGCGAGCATTCTCAATACCCATGCGAGCTGA
- a CDS encoding DUF2790 domain-containing protein: MKSLLLAFTALLATGSVFAANMPDTAVIHDKSGFYVHLDVDKVLSSTDISQTCGVVPAQLNYLDHQGREHVLDYQVQGSGCINDH, translated from the coding sequence ATGAAAAGCCTCCTGCTTGCCTTCACCGCCCTCCTCGCCACCGGCAGCGTGTTCGCCGCGAACATGCCCGACACCGCCGTGATTCATGACAAATCCGGCTTCTACGTCCATCTGGATGTCGACAAAGTCCTGTCCAGCACCGATATTTCACAAACGTGTGGCGTGGTCCCGGCGCAATTGAATTACCTCGACCATCAGGGCCGCGAACATGTGCTGGACTATCAGGTACAAGGCAGCGGCTGCATCAATGACCATTGA
- a CDS encoding heavy metal response regulator transcription factor, with protein sequence MNILVVEDEPKAGNYLLNGLQELGYSVSLARDGADGLHLALEHSFDVIVLDVMMPKMDGWEVLRRLRKEADTPVLFLTARDDIADRVKGLELGADDYLIKPFSFAELVARLRTLTRRGPIHEDEQLQVADLQIDVLKRRVTRAGVRITLTNKEFALLQLFATHTGQVLARSLIASRVWDMNFDSDTNVVDVAVRRLRAKIDDPFQLKLIHSVRGIGYRFDTQP encoded by the coding sequence ATGAATATTCTGGTTGTCGAAGACGAACCCAAGGCGGGCAATTACCTGCTCAATGGTTTGCAGGAACTGGGTTACAGCGTCAGCCTCGCCCGCGACGGTGCCGACGGGCTGCACCTGGCGCTGGAACACAGTTTCGATGTGATCGTGCTCGATGTGATGATGCCGAAAATGGATGGCTGGGAAGTCCTGCGCCGGTTGCGCAAGGAAGCGGACACACCGGTGCTGTTCCTCACCGCCCGCGACGATATCGCTGACCGCGTCAAAGGCCTGGAACTGGGTGCCGACGATTACCTGATCAAGCCGTTTTCCTTCGCCGAACTGGTGGCGCGCCTGCGCACCCTGACCCGGCGCGGGCCGATCCATGAAGACGAACAACTGCAAGTGGCCGACCTGCAGATCGACGTGCTCAAGCGCCGCGTGACGCGCGCCGGGGTGCGCATCACCCTGACCAACAAGGAGTTTGCGTTGCTGCAGTTGTTCGCCACGCATACCGGGCAGGTGTTGGCGCGTTCGCTGATCGCCTCACGGGTGTGGGACATGAATTTCGACAGCGACACCAACGTCGTCGATGTCGCCGTGCGCCGCTTGCGGGCGAAGATCGATGACCCGTTCCAGCTCAAGCTGATCCACAGCGTGCGCGGCATCGGCTATCGCTTCGATACGCAGCCATGA
- a CDS encoding heavy metal sensor histidine kinase: MSSRRAYSLTLRLALVFALLAFASLAGLGAALYNELEQQLIRRDDTALVSRVDQLRSFLNDSNTLELIKNKPALFQNMLGNREALLTIGAPGQPPLLVVNPGNLNTPTLPAVPIDHAMTLNDVQHLPSVDGVPFSAVAASIDSGELGNLQVTTGRLMSERTAMLANYRLSVYGLASLAALLLAVVGCLLVYRGLLPLRRLAKHAHGIGVGNLGERLASSGAPRELQPMIEAFNAMLDRLAKGFAQLSQVSTDMAHELRTPINNLLGETQVALQQHRSIEAYQQLLASNVEELERLTRMLDNMLFLARTDPASALSQRQELDAADEMQRIADYFEGLAADVGVCIEARGSGVIWAEPMLLRRALANLCANAIKYGAADSTVQVEAIAEADGSYLRVRNHGTTIAPEHLARLFERFYRVDQSRERSAQSNGLGLSIVATIMQLHQGRYSVSSANGITCFELFFPARQPRG, translated from the coding sequence ATGAGCAGCCGACGCGCGTATTCGCTGACCCTGCGCCTGGCACTGGTGTTCGCCTTGCTCGCCTTCGCTTCGCTGGCTGGCCTCGGTGCCGCGCTGTACAACGAACTGGAGCAACAGTTGATCCGCCGTGATGACACCGCGCTGGTCAGCCGCGTCGATCAGTTGCGCAGCTTCCTCAACGACAGCAACACCCTGGAGCTGATCAAGAACAAACCGGCGCTGTTCCAGAACATGCTCGGCAACCGCGAAGCACTGCTGACCATCGGCGCACCAGGGCAACCGCCGCTGCTGGTGGTCAACCCGGGCAATCTGAACACGCCGACGTTGCCAGCAGTACCCATCGATCATGCGATGACGCTGAACGATGTGCAGCATTTGCCGAGTGTCGACGGCGTACCGTTTTCGGCGGTGGCAGCGAGTATCGATTCCGGTGAGCTGGGCAATCTGCAAGTCACCACCGGGCGCCTGATGAGCGAGCGCACGGCGATGCTCGCCAATTACCGCCTGAGTGTTTATGGCCTGGCCTCGCTGGCGGCGTTGTTGCTGGCGGTGGTCGGTTGTTTGCTGGTGTATCGCGGATTGTTGCCATTGCGGCGACTGGCGAAACACGCCCACGGTATCGGCGTCGGCAACCTTGGTGAACGCCTCGCCAGCAGCGGTGCGCCACGAGAATTGCAGCCGATGATCGAAGCGTTCAATGCCATGCTCGACCGCCTCGCCAAGGGCTTTGCGCAGTTGAGTCAGGTGTCCACCGACATGGCCCATGAGTTACGCACGCCGATCAACAATCTGCTCGGCGAAACTCAGGTCGCGCTGCAGCAGCACCGCAGCATCGAGGCCTACCAGCAGTTGCTCGCCTCTAACGTCGAGGAGCTTGAGCGGCTGACGCGGATGCTCGACAACATGCTGTTTCTGGCGCGCACCGACCCGGCCAGTGCCTTGAGCCAGCGCCAGGAGCTGGATGCGGCGGATGAGATGCAGCGCATTGCCGATTACTTTGAAGGATTGGCGGCTGATGTCGGGGTATGCATTGAAGCGCGTGGCAGCGGTGTGATCTGGGCCGAGCCGATGTTGTTGCGCCGCGCGTTGGCCAACCTGTGTGCCAATGCGATCAAGTACGGCGCGGCGGATTCGACGGTGCAGGTGGAAGCGATTGCCGAGGCGGATGGCAGCTATCTGCGGGTACGCAACCACGGCACAACCATTGCGCCGGAACACTTGGCGCGGTTGTTCGAACGCTTCTACCGGGTCGACCAGTCACGCGAGCGCTCGGCGCAATCCAATGGCCTCGGCCTGTCGATTGTCGCGACCATCATGCAACTGCATCAGGGCCGCTACAGCGTCAGCAGCGCGAATGGCATCACCTGCTTCGAACTGTTCTTCCCCGCCCGGCAACCTCGGGGTTGA
- a CDS encoding MFS transporter yields the protein MSREPLSTPARWALTSLALSMLMPSLDTSIANAGLPILATAFDATFQQVQWIVLAYLLAITTLIVSVGRLGDGFGRRRLLLIGIGIFTSASLACALAPGLGWLIGARAVQGVGAAIMFALTVALVSEAVPKSRAGSAMGLLATMSATGTSLGPSLGGLLMTHVGWQAIFLLNVPLGLLNAWLVYRYLPADRAARRRMAFDYSGSAVLVFTLAAYALAMTLEGFTLPLLLASLCGVGLFVVVEKKAKAPLIRLSLFSDRRLSSSLALTLLVTTVMMTTLVVGPFYLHRGLGLSSTMVGVALSIGPLLSAMSGVPAGRLVDRFGARRIVPGALLGMAGGCSLLALLPMRMGLPAYVMPIMVIAVGYALFQAANNTGLMAGVRQDQRGVVSAMLGLARNLGLITGAAVMGAVFALAAGDPTQAPATVIASGLHITFGVAVALMAMALIISRAQFNCRSELAREEAGTANISGD from the coding sequence ATGTCCCGAGAACCCCTGAGCACTCCTGCCCGTTGGGCGCTGACCAGTCTGGCCCTGTCGATGTTGATGCCATCGCTGGACACCAGCATTGCCAACGCCGGTTTGCCAATTCTGGCGACGGCGTTCGATGCGACGTTTCAGCAAGTGCAATGGATCGTGCTCGCTTACCTGCTGGCGATCACCACTTTGATTGTCAGTGTCGGGCGGCTGGGCGATGGCTTCGGTCGGCGTCGATTGCTGTTGATCGGGATCGGCATTTTCACCAGCGCTTCGCTGGCCTGTGCGCTGGCACCGGGACTCGGTTGGCTGATTGGCGCACGGGCGGTGCAAGGTGTTGGCGCGGCGATCATGTTCGCCTTGACCGTGGCGTTGGTGTCAGAAGCGGTGCCCAAATCGCGGGCGGGCAGCGCGATGGGCTTGCTGGCAACGATGTCGGCGACGGGCACCAGTCTTGGGCCGTCGCTGGGCGGGTTGTTGATGACGCATGTCGGCTGGCAGGCGATTTTCCTGCTCAACGTGCCGTTGGGCTTGCTCAATGCGTGGCTGGTGTACCGCTATTTGCCGGCGGATCGGGCAGCAAGGCGGCGCATGGCGTTCGATTATTCTGGCAGCGCGGTGCTGGTTTTCACGCTGGCAGCCTATGCGCTGGCAATGACGCTCGAAGGTTTCACGTTGCCGTTGTTGCTGGCCAGCCTGTGCGGTGTCGGGTTGTTCGTCGTAGTCGAGAAGAAGGCCAAGGCACCGTTGATTCGCTTGTCGCTGTTCAGCGACCGGCGACTGAGCAGCAGTCTGGCGCTGACGTTGCTGGTGACAACGGTGATGATGACCACGCTGGTGGTCGGGCCGTTTTACCTGCATCGGGGCTTGGGTCTCAGCAGCACAATGGTCGGAGTGGCGTTATCGATCGGACCGTTGTTGTCCGCAATGAGTGGGGTACCGGCGGGACGTTTGGTGGATCGCTTCGGTGCGCGACGAATCGTGCCGGGCGCGTTGCTCGGGATGGCCGGCGGTTGCAGCTTGCTGGCACTGTTGCCCATGAGGATGGGACTGCCCGCGTACGTAATGCCGATCATGGTGATAGCTGTCGGTTACGCGTTGTTCCAGGCAGCCAACAACACCGGACTGATGGCCGGGGTCAGGCAGGATCAGCGTGGCGTGGTTTCGGCGATGCTCGGGCTGGCGCGCAATCTTGGGTTGATTACCGGGGCGGCAGTAATGGGCGCGGTGTTTGCGCTGGCGGCGGGGGATCCGACGCAAGCCCCTGCAACCGTCATTGCCAGCGGCTTGCACATTACTTTTGGCGTCGCGGTGGCATTGATGGCTATGGCTTTGATCATAAGCCGAGCGCAGTTCAACTGTAGGAGCGAGCTTGCTCGCGAAGAGGCCGGCACAGCCAACATCTCCGGTGACTGA
- a CDS encoding LysR family transcriptional regulator yields MTTPDLNLLITLDVLLREGSVARAAKCLRLSPSAMSRALARLRETTGDPLLVRAGRGLVPTPRALELRERVSHLVQDAEAVLRPAEVLDPGRLQRTFTLRNTDGFVETFAAALLARIAEEAPGVRLRFVQKADKDSTPLREGRVDLETGVVDDSTDPTLHSRILFQDQWIGVVREGHPLSTGKITSRRFAGGEHILISRRGRSSGPVDEALLALGLTRDIVTSFGGFSAALTLVRESELIATVPQRHTSKLRTGLHSFALPFAMPDISVSMLWHPRMGADPAHRWLRECVRQVCA; encoded by the coding sequence ATGACCACGCCGGACCTGAACCTGCTGATCACCCTCGACGTGTTACTGCGTGAAGGCAGCGTCGCCCGCGCCGCCAAATGCCTGCGCTTGAGCCCTTCGGCCATGAGCCGCGCCCTCGCCCGTCTGCGCGAAACCACGGGCGATCCGTTGCTGGTGCGAGCGGGGCGTGGCTTGGTGCCAACGCCGCGCGCATTGGAATTGCGCGAACGGGTCAGTCATCTGGTGCAAGACGCCGAGGCGGTTTTACGGCCCGCCGAAGTGCTCGACCCTGGCCGCTTGCAACGCACCTTCACCCTGCGCAACACCGACGGCTTCGTCGAAACCTTTGCCGCCGCCCTGCTCGCGCGGATCGCCGAAGAAGCACCCGGCGTGCGTCTGCGCTTTGTGCAGAAAGCCGACAAGGACAGCACGCCGCTGCGCGAAGGTCGCGTCGATCTGGAAACCGGCGTGGTCGACGACAGCACCGACCCGACGCTGCACAGCCGCATCCTGTTTCAGGATCAGTGGATCGGTGTGGTGCGTGAGGGGCATCCCTTGAGCACGGGGAAAATCACTAGCAGGCGCTTTGCCGGCGGCGAGCACATTCTGATCTCACGCCGCGGACGCAGCAGCGGCCCGGTCGACGAAGCGTTACTCGCACTCGGCCTGACGCGAGACATCGTCACCTCATTCGGTGGATTCTCGGCGGCGCTGACGCTGGTGCGTGAATCAGAGCTGATCGCCACGGTACCGCAGCGGCACACCAGCAAACTGCGCACCGGTCTGCACAGCTTCGCCCTGCCCTTCGCGATGCCGGACATCAGCGTGTCGATGCTCTGGCATCCGCGAATGGGCGCCGACCCGGCGCATCGCTGGTTGCGCGAATGTGTACGGCAGGTCTGCGCTTAA
- a CDS encoding cell wall hydrolase, with protein MGLKGWAGCLVFTLLAGSAWATDQAPIKAKAEEKAQVLEEKAADKVSAAPAPKAEAITPTEVQAVDPAGAAPLDDPITCLARSIYWEAKGKDTPEMEAVASVVMNRLGHEGFPDTVCAVVKQGSETKSCQFSWWCDGRPDQVKEDAEYTLAKDIARKALNRQLKDRTNGALYFHDRNVHPSWAKEYRRTAETKKFLFYKPAGGDAR; from the coding sequence ATGGGATTGAAAGGCTGGGCGGGTTGTCTCGTATTCACCCTGTTGGCAGGCTCTGCATGGGCCACCGATCAGGCCCCGATCAAAGCGAAGGCTGAAGAAAAAGCCCAAGTGCTGGAGGAGAAAGCGGCGGACAAAGTCAGCGCCGCACCGGCACCGAAAGCCGAAGCCATCACCCCGACCGAAGTGCAGGCGGTCGACCCGGCCGGCGCGGCGCCGCTGGATGATCCGATCACTTGCCTGGCGCGCAGTATCTACTGGGAAGCCAAAGGCAAAGACACGCCGGAAATGGAAGCGGTGGCCAGTGTGGTGATGAATCGCCTCGGCCACGAAGGCTTCCCCGACACGGTGTGCGCTGTCGTCAAACAAGGCTCGGAAACCAAGAGCTGCCAGTTTTCCTGGTGGTGCGACGGGCGTCCGGATCAGGTCAAGGAAGATGCCGAATACACGCTGGCCAAGGATATCGCCCGCAAAGCGCTGAACCGCCAGCTCAAGGATCGCACCAACGGCGCGCTGTATTTCCACGACCGCAATGTTCATCCGAGCTGGGCCAAGGAATACCGCAGAACCGCTGAAACGAAAAAATTCCTCTTCTACAAACCTGCCGGTGGCGACGCGCGTTAA
- a CDS encoding CAP domain-containing protein produces MRFMPSVLRLAALSVGVMLAIPALAGDESQLIESINSYRSQPQRCGSQASNELPPLSADPRLRLRATGAVDLQQAMASASYPMVNVQAITLNGPRDAASAMQAIQESFCQVVLDPQFVDVGVSRDDRDWRIVLARPLLSAKLGDAQSEGQKLLSELNVARSQARQCGGQAFAAAAPLAWNATLGTIAQDHSRDMANNNYFDHKDRDGRTPGDRAELAGYSGQQVGENIAAGQDTVHKVVEGWLASPGHCANLMNPQYQELGAAYATDPKSSAGIYWTAMFGAQ; encoded by the coding sequence ATGCGCTTCATGCCATCCGTTTTGCGTCTTGCCGCGTTGTCCGTGGGCGTTATGTTGGCCATCCCGGCGCTGGCCGGCGATGAGTCGCAATTGATCGAGTCGATCAACAGTTATCGCAGCCAACCGCAGCGTTGTGGTTCGCAGGCGTCGAATGAACTGCCACCGTTGTCGGCCGATCCGCGTCTGAGATTACGCGCCACCGGAGCTGTCGATCTGCAACAAGCCATGGCCAGCGCCAGTTACCCGATGGTCAATGTGCAGGCGATCACCCTCAACGGCCCGCGTGATGCGGCGTCGGCAATGCAGGCGATTCAGGAGAGTTTCTGTCAGGTGGTGCTCGATCCGCAGTTCGTCGATGTCGGTGTCAGCCGCGATGACCGTGACTGGCGCATCGTGCTGGCGCGGCCACTGCTGTCGGCCAAGTTGGGCGATGCGCAAAGTGAGGGGCAGAAATTGCTCAGTGAACTCAACGTCGCTCGCAGCCAGGCGCGTCAGTGTGGTGGTCAGGCTTTCGCCGCTGCCGCACCCTTGGCCTGGAATGCAACACTGGGCACGATCGCCCAGGATCACAGCCGCGACATGGCCAACAACAATTACTTCGACCACAAGGACCGCGACGGCCGCACCCCGGGCGATCGCGCGGAACTCGCCGGTTACAGCGGCCAACAGGTCGGCGAAAACATCGCCGCCGGGCAAGACACCGTGCACAAAGTCGTCGAAGGCTGGCTCGCCAGCCCCGGCCATTGCGCCAACCTGATGAACCCGCAATACCAGGAACTCGGCGCCGCCTACGCGACCGACCCGAAAAGCAGCGCCGGGATCTACTGGACCGCGATGTTCGGCGCGCAGTAA
- the moaA gene encoding GTP 3',8-cyclase MoaA, giving the protein MSERVLIDGYNRRVDYLRMSVTDRCDFRCVYCMAEDMQFLPRQQILTLEEIYQLAQSFVALGTRKIRLTGGEPLIRPGVVKLCEQIAALPGLRELCMTTNGSQLGKLAAPLFDAGVKRLNISLDSLDPQRFKQMTRTGDLAQVIKGIDAARKAGFTRTKLNVVVMQGRNDQEINDLVSFAIDRQLDVSFIEEMPLGIISEHSRAESFFSSAQVREKIAERYTLIDSAESTQGPSRYWRLAEAPEIRLGFISPHSHNFCGTCNRVRLTVEGRLLLCLGNEHSVDLKAVLRAHPGQPQRLEKAIVEAMKLKPYRHTFEVNDDVQVVRFMNMTGG; this is encoded by the coding sequence ATGTCAGAGCGTGTCTTGATCGATGGTTACAACCGCCGCGTCGACTATCTGCGCATGTCGGTGACCGACCGCTGCGACTTCCGCTGCGTCTATTGCATGGCCGAAGACATGCAGTTTCTGCCACGGCAACAAATCCTCACCCTGGAAGAGATCTATCAACTGGCGCAGAGCTTTGTGGCGCTCGGCACGCGCAAGATTCGCCTGACCGGTGGCGAGCCGCTGATCCGTCCGGGCGTGGTCAAGTTGTGCGAGCAGATCGCCGCCCTGCCCGGTCTGCGCGAGTTGTGCATGACCACCAACGGTTCACAACTGGGCAAACTCGCCGCGCCGCTGTTCGACGCCGGGGTCAAGCGCCTGAACATCAGCCTCGACAGCCTTGATCCGCAGCGCTTCAAACAGATGACCCGCACCGGCGATCTAGCGCAAGTGATCAAAGGCATCGATGCCGCGCGCAAGGCCGGTTTTACCCGCACTAAACTCAATGTTGTGGTGATGCAGGGCCGTAATGATCAAGAGATCAATGATCTGGTCAGCTTCGCCATAGATCGTCAGCTCGACGTCTCTTTCATCGAAGAGATGCCGCTGGGGATCATCAGTGAACACAGCCGCGCCGAGTCGTTTTTCTCCAGCGCCCAAGTGCGCGAAAAAATCGCCGAGCGCTATACCCTGATCGACTCTGCCGAGTCGACGCAAGGCCCGTCACGCTACTGGCGGCTGGCCGAGGCGCCGGAGATTCGCCTGGGGTTTATCTCGCCGCACAGCCACAATTTCTGCGGCACCTGCAACCGCGTGCGCCTCACCGTTGAAGGGCGCCTGCTACTGTGTCTGGGTAACGAGCATTCGGTCGATCTCAAAGCGGTGCTGCGTGCGCATCCGGGGCAACCGCAGCGGCTGGAGAAAGCCATCGTCGAGGCGATGAAACTCAAGCCGTATCGGCACACTTTCGAAGTGAACGATGATGTTCAGGTCGTGCGCTTCATGAACATGACCGGCGGCTGA
- a CDS encoding bestrophin family protein: MIIRPKVNQFAILFTLKGSIAKRIALRTLMVTLLASAIVLVEILHPSNFTKVNATPFTLLGLSLSIFMSFRNNACYDRWYEARKAWGEVIVHIRSVIRETHVIRESAERKPLLLNLCGFAHALNARLRKESEADASGQWIMPKPDPQTPDYSGRILQTVGQQCSDLHQSGELTEWRYMLLANHLTSLTQAQAVCERIKTTPLPFPYTLLLHRTIYLFCILLPFAMAEPLGWLTPLFTAIVSYTFFGLDAIADELEDPFGRDENDLPTDALVRTIERDILSELGAEVPPALKPVDYVLS, translated from the coding sequence ATGATCATCAGACCCAAGGTCAACCAGTTCGCCATTCTCTTCACCCTCAAGGGTTCGATCGCCAAACGCATCGCCCTGCGCACGTTGATGGTCACCCTGCTCGCTTCGGCTATCGTGCTGGTGGAAATCCTCCATCCAAGCAACTTCACCAAGGTCAACGCCACGCCGTTTACCTTGCTCGGTTTGTCGCTGTCGATCTTCATGAGTTTTCGCAACAACGCCTGTTATGACCGCTGGTATGAGGCGCGCAAGGCGTGGGGCGAAGTGATCGTGCACATTCGTTCGGTGATTCGTGAAACCCATGTGATTCGTGAGTCGGCTGAGCGCAAGCCGTTGTTGCTAAATCTGTGTGGCTTTGCTCATGCGTTGAACGCGCGGCTGCGCAAGGAAAGCGAAGCGGACGCCAGCGGCCAATGGATCATGCCGAAACCCGATCCGCAGACGCCGGATTACAGTGGGCGCATTCTACAAACGGTTGGCCAGCAGTGTTCCGATCTGCATCAAAGCGGCGAGCTGACTGAATGGCGCTACATGCTGCTGGCCAACCATTTGACCAGCCTGACTCAGGCACAAGCGGTGTGCGAACGGATCAAAACCACGCCACTGCCGTTTCCTTACACACTGTTGCTGCACCGGACGATTTATCTGTTCTGCATCCTGTTGCCGTTTGCCATGGCAGAGCCGCTGGGCTGGCTGACGCCGCTGTTCACGGCGATTGTCAGCTACACGTTCTTTGGCCTGGATGCGATTGCCGATGAGCTGGAAGACCCGTTCGGCCGCGACGAAAACGACCTGCCCACCGATGCACTGGTGCGCACCATCGAGCGCGATATCCTCAGCGAACTGGGTGCAGAAGTACCGCCGGCGCTGAAGCCGGTGGACTATGTCTTGAGCTGA